The Larus michahellis chromosome 2, bLarMic1.1, whole genome shotgun sequence genome window below encodes:
- the LOC141739558 gene encoding epidermal retinol dehydrogenase 2-like: MNFFLETLKVIGLSVYYILESLVFLIVPKRKKSVSGEIVLITGAGSGIGRLLSLKFASLGATVVLWDINQEGLKETSRLVRENGAVRVHSYICDCSKRQDIYTVADQVKKEVGDVTILVNNAGIVTGKTFIDSPESLVEKSMEVNIMAHFWTYKAFLPAMVAANHGHLVSIASAAGIIGVNGLSDYCASKFAAVGFAESVDFEMRVLEKSGIKTTIVCPYFINTGMFEGCRSKWPRLLPGLEPEFVAEKIMTAIRRDQEILLLPRILYFLLVLKHVLPVKLTVLFLDYFGNLRIMDTFKGRAKKD; encoded by the exons ATGAATTTCTTCCTGGAAACACTCAAAGTCATCGGACTTTCTGTTTATTACATTCTGGAGTCACTAGTGTTCCTTATTGTGCCTAAACGGAAGAAGAGTGTTAGTGGTGAAATAGTATTAATAACAGGAGCGGGAAGTGGCATTGGAAGACTCTTATCTTTAAAGTTTGCCAGCCTTGGAGCCACGGTGGTTCTCTGGGACATTAATCAAGAGGGGCTCAAGGAGACAAGTAGACTGGTCAGAGAAAACGGAGCGGTGAGAGTACACAGTTACATCTGTGACTGTAGCAAAAGGCAGGACATCTACACAGTAGCTGATCAG GTTAAAAAAGAAGTTGGTGACGTTACCATCCTAGTCAACAATGCTGGTATTGTAACTGGGAAGACGTTTATTGATTCTCCAGAATCACTTGTGGAAAAAAGCATGGAAGTGAACATAATGGCACACTTCTGG ACTTACAAAGCCTTTCTCCCAGCAATGGTGGCCGCTAACCATGGACACTTGGTTAGTATTGCAAGCGCAGCGGGAATTATTGGAGTCAATGGTCTTTCAG ATTACTGTGCAAGTAAATTTGCAGCAGTTGGTTTTGCAGAGTCAGTTGATTTCGAGATGAGAGTTCTGGAAAAGTCTGGTATTAAAACCACAATTGTGTGTCCTTACTTCATAAACACAGGAATGTTTGAGGGCTGTAGAAGCAA GTGGCCAAGGCTGCTTCCTGGTCTGGAGCCAGAGTTTGTGGCTGAGAAGATAATGACTGCTATTCGGCGGGACCAAGAAATATTGCTGCTACCAcgcattctttattttttactcGTTTTGAAACA TGTCCTGCCAGTGAAACTGACTGTTCTCTTTTTGGACTATTTTGGAAACCTCCGTATCATGGATACCTTCAAAGGTCGAGCGAAGAAGGactga